The genomic region GATGCCAAGTACAGGCAACATTGGCTGAGTAAGGACATTATTCGGTCACCGGTTTCAACGTACACACCTtcctttatatgaaaatatgtttatttttgtgcCCATTCTTAACACATGCTCGCACCCGGGATGTGACGCATTCGTGAATTCCTCCAGCTTTCAGGGTACACGCTTTcctgtatatttattttgttacacATATTCCTACGCATGCGCATGGAGTGTTCATGGTAGGTAACCTTTGTTTGACTTGCGGACAATTATGGGTCGAGTTATTCAGCATTGGAACCTTAAGTTTCATATAGATaattttgtgggtttttttcagTGCATGCGAACTCTCCAGTTGGCCCTGATTGGCTTCGGATGTGGGCTGTGGGCTTATTTTCAGCTGGGACGTAATCAAATCAACGTCAATGTCTGCCTCTATATGTACCTATAGGCAATTTGGTGTGCTTTTCGAAAAATCTAAAGAACACCACAATTTAAGCATTCTACCTTCGATCTTAATATCAGTATAATAAGCACCAATTTGTTCCCAAAAACATAACCGTGGAGTTGacttttgttatttaagttcaaaatgagAAATTATTGAATTAGTTTTACTGTAATACTAACACTTAGTATTTACACTTAGTATTTGCCAGAATCGATTTCTTTTATGTCTAGTTCATAAACATCcccatttatttaaatatattctgtctataaaaccatttaaatagttgatttaatttcaaaaacagcAACACATGCTAATAACTGATTGTAGATGCAATATACTGATATTCATATTAAACATCTACAATACTAAATTCCGAGTATTCACACTGCCTTATGCCCTGTGTGATATTGTTGTAGCGTAACCTTTTGTAGATCCATTTCATTTATCTCCATGACATCTTTATTAacaatgcatataataaaacgaATGACGGTCTAGATATGTGTCACAATACAATCTCAGTAGTAATGATAAAATACTAACACCACTAGTGCTGTCATAGATCAATGTAGTTTTATCTTTTAACAATAGTCAGCTATCTTGTTAGTATGTTTCATTGATGCGATTTCAACACATCAACAACTAAGTCGAAGTAGTTTTGGTTGATAGGATAAACGTCATCCAGGCGAACGGAAGACCTGAAAAAGAATTTCGATATTCTTTAGTTATCATAATATTTTTACGAGATGCCTTTTACAGAAAAAGTGGCCACTGCTGCTgcctttaaattgtatttataataacattcaatgatTCAGaagtcagtttaaaaatatttgtatttacaatgTTTGGGATCTACTTGAACTTTAACTATGTCGCTCTCGTTTGCAACATGTTTCGCAAGAAGGTGGTCTTGATTATAGGGTAACCGAAGAACCCGAAGGAAGTCCACTTTTCCAGTTTGGTGACCACCTAATTAACACGCGCCCAGGCAGAAAATCGAGCCAGTTTCGTCTTGGCGAGAAGTGAGTGTACTTACCACTGCGTTAACCGGACAACGAACTCGTaaagttaaatattaaacaacttGCTCTTCGTGATTACAAAATTTGACGGTGAATGTTTCATCTGGCGTGGTTTTCCCGCTGGAGTCCGTCGTTTTGCATATCTCACCAGGAAGGTAAATATCTTTTTGACGACCAATAACGTATTTTAA from Mya arenaria isolate MELC-2E11 chromosome 3, ASM2691426v1 harbors:
- the LOC128228124 gene encoding uncharacterized protein LOC128228124, yielding MYTVTLIDGDETGQLNQQESHNLLRKTRPSIGVDSKNLKYVIGRQKDIYLPGEICKTTDSSGKTTPDETFTVKFCNHEESSVRLDDVYPINQNYFDLVVDVLKSHQ